TGCAAGTGCGCTTCCCCGAGGGCGGCTATTCCCAGCGCATCACCATGGAGGATGGCCAATCCATCCGGCTGGAGGTTCGGCCGAAGCCCCGCCTCGCCTTCCTGGGGTTGGAGGGCGGTGATTTCACGGGACGCGCCAGGTTCCTCAGCCAATTGGAGACTCTGAGAGAGCGTTTGCAGGCACTGGCCTTCATCCCCGGCCATCCCGACGAGCTGCCCAAGGACGCCCTGGCACGCCTGAAGGCCTCTCACGAGGCGGAGCTGGTGCTCATGGCCCGTCCCATTCCAGATTCAGTCATTCATCGCATCGAGCTGGTGGTGGCCAACCTGGATGGTGAGGAAGAGCGCCTGGTGGTGAAGCCCCTGGAACAGGATCCCCTCGGCGCCCTGGTCGCACGCCTCAATGCCCTCGCAGCCATTCACCAGCCGAGTGCAGATCTCACCCTTCTGGACCTCCCGGGTGAGCCCGGCCCCTGGGTGCTTGCCGCCGGAGAGTCGGCCCTGAAGGCCGGCATCCAGATCGGCAAGGCCATCCTCCACGCTCAGGGAAAGCCCGTGGCCTCGGTTCGGGACCTTCAGGCGGTCATCGCAGGGGCCAAGGAAGGCACTGTGCAGATAACCCAGGAAACCGGGGCCACAAATCTGCCGGTTCAGGTGGAGGCGTTGGAGATCCCCCTGGGCTCGCCCGACCTCTGCTACCCAGCCGTGCTCGCCCAGCTGCGACTTCTCTGTGCCAGCGCCAAGGGTGATGAAGCCAACCTCCTCCGGCTCAACATGGCCTTGGCCCTGATGCAATTCCGCAAGTTCGACAAGGCCATCGAACTGCTGCGCGATGCCCACCTCAGCTCCGTGCGCGACGTCAGCCAGGGCACCATCGACTACCACACAGGCCGCTGCTTCCTCCACCTGGGACCCGCCTACCAATCCGAAGCCTCCCAGGCATTCCGCCAGGCCTTGAAGTATCCTCAGTCAACCCTGCTCGGTCCCGATGGTCCCCTCGTTGCCCCTTTGGCCAAGCAGGCCCTCGAAGACCTGAAGTGAAACGGAGGAGGCCCCATGCAGACACAACGCGGTGAAGGCAAGGTGGGATGCATTGTTTCCCTGCTGGTCTTGGGTGTGCTCGGCGCGGTAGCTTTCAAGGCCGTACCGGTCTACTACGGCAACAGTGAGCTCATCGACGCCTGTGACTTCATCGGCAGCGGCGCCAGTGGCAAGTCCATTGAGACCATCGAACGGGAAGTCAAATCCAAGGCGAAGGAGTTGGGGGTCATCGAGGCCCTCTCCAACAAAAACGCCATTCGAATCACGAAAACTGGGAGCGGAGAAGCGGGGTCATGCACCATCACCCTCCATTACTCCCGCACCGTTGACTTCTATGGCGCCTACCAGTGGACGATCGAAACCAACAAGACGATCAGCAAACCCATTTTCGAGAACATCCGTTGATCGTCCCTTGCGATCAGGGCAGCGTCACGGCACCCTGCCCTGATGCTGCTGTCACTTCCTCAAGACAACCTCGGAATTCCTGACATTCCCTTGGGTCCCGTGCGGGTGCCTGGGTCCAAGTCCGTCACCAACCGGGCCCTGCTGTTGGCTGCCCTGGCCCCTGGCCAAAGTCGCCTTCGCGGCGGACTGGAAGCGGAAGACACCCGGTGGATGCGCGAAGCCCTGCGGGGGCTTGGATGCGAGGTGACCGACCACCAAAGCCCTTGGGGCATTCGAGGCGGACAAAAGCCTCACATCCAAACCCCGCTCTGGCTAGGCGCCTCCGGAACCACCCTGCGCTTCCTCCTGCCATGGCTGGCCCTGATGGCGACGGGGCCACTTCGCCTCGAGGGCGATCCCCGATTGTTTGACCGGCCTCTGGGACCGCTTCTTGACCCCCTCCTGGCCCTTGGCGCCCAGTGGCTGCCTGATGGGGCGGGGGCCTGGCTCCATCCCTGCCCGACGCCTCCCCGCCGACTGGCTTTGAACATCGATGCCCGACTCAGCAGCCAGTTTCTGACAGGCCTAGCCCTCACTGCCGCCGCCCTGCCCGACCCCAGTCTCCTCACCTGGGAGCACGTGGCCAGCGCCAGCTACCTGGAGCTGACCAACCAATGGCTCTGGCGCTTTGGTTGCGAGGCTGACCTCCAGGAGACTTGCTGGCGCATCCCGGGAGGCTCCCTGCTTGCGCGGGATCTGGAGCTGCCCGGGGACTGGAGCGGCGCAGCAGCCTTCTTGGCCGCCGCCGCAGCCACGGGCCGAAGCCTTTGCCTGGGGTCTCTCGATCCTGAAGATGTCCAGGGCGACCGCGCCATGGTGGGCATCCTGGAGGCTGCCGG
This sequence is a window from Geothrix sp. PMB-07. Protein-coding genes within it:
- a CDS encoding 3-phosphoshikimate 1-carboxyvinyltransferase, which codes for MRVPGSKSVTNRALLLAALAPGQSRLRGGLEAEDTRWMREALRGLGCEVTDHQSPWGIRGGQKPHIQTPLWLGASGTTLRFLLPWLALMATGPLRLEGDPRLFDRPLGPLLDPLLALGAQWLPDGAGAWLHPCPTPPRRLALNIDARLSSQFLTGLALTAAALPDPSLLTWEHVASASYLELTNQWLWRFGCEADLQETCWRIPGGSLLARDLELPGDWSGAAAFLAAAAATGRSLCLGSLDPEDVQGDRAMVGILEAAGCDARWVGPQELRLSGRLQRGLDADLTQCPDLGPVLAALSALAPGPSELRGLQTLPLKECDRLEASADLVRWLGGEAQVIGDHTLRIQPGTPARNRRPFDPRNDHRMAFAAAVGALQWGGDLLDSHCVAKTFPDFWEVWHCMLAC